From one Mycobacteriales bacterium genomic stretch:
- a CDS encoding DUF3000 domain-containing protein — translation MPRPRGRSLAPAEFAAAVRSLGLARVRSEVRVEEVRPPQKLAPWTHAVALTLLIADEEVATGRLVLLHDPAGYEAWEGTLRLVGYASAELDAEMAGDPLLPEVGWSWLLDALETAGAGFRAAGGTVTQTSSTRFGDLAGPRRTSDLELRASWTPVGQDVSAHLRAFAELLCTAAGLPPAGVTALPNRG, via the coding sequence ATGCCCCGGCCGCGGGGCCGCTCGCTCGCGCCCGCCGAGTTCGCCGCGGCGGTGCGCAGCCTGGGCCTGGCCCGGGTCCGGTCCGAGGTCCGGGTCGAGGAGGTCCGGCCGCCGCAGAAGCTGGCCCCGTGGACGCACGCGGTGGCGCTGACGCTGCTGATCGCCGACGAGGAGGTCGCCACCGGCCGCCTCGTCCTGCTGCACGACCCGGCCGGCTACGAGGCCTGGGAAGGCACCCTGCGCCTGGTCGGGTACGCCTCGGCCGAGCTGGACGCGGAGATGGCCGGCGACCCGCTGCTGCCCGAGGTCGGCTGGAGCTGGCTGCTGGACGCGCTGGAGACCGCCGGGGCCGGGTTCCGCGCCGCCGGTGGCACCGTCACCCAGACCTCCTCCACCCGCTTCGGCGACCTGGCCGGACCGCGCCGCACCTCCGACCTGGAGCTGCGGGCGTCCTGGACGCCGGTCGGGCAGGACGTCTCGGCGCACCTGCGCGCGTTCGCGGAGCTGCTCTGCACGGCGGCGGGGCTGCCGCCGGCCGGGGTCACCGCCCTGCCGAACCGGGGCTGA
- a CDS encoding ATP-binding protein: MILLVGAVLARGGLDRLEVLALLIGLLVGLALVAGGVFWSRRVTAGLRELHADAVRRLRDPSLRVSTTAPQLVGAATEFAELARVLDALHLRARVADEVAEQARRTAEQTSAGVFELLSGLVAAEEATRGQLSAELHDTVAQSLAVARSLLAERIDPDPERMEKVRDLVEDAEEQVRAVMARARPAALNDGDLASAVGALRREFATRYLVTVRLSWPEQAYPLPLVSAVTVYRFFQEALLNVVKHADVDEADASLAVERDHLVAKVRDAGPGFVPSQVQSGGGRHVGLGLLRERARLAGGSLDVVTAPGEGTELTLRLPMAPRAGLVLGSGSGSSSVPGSPLRV; the protein is encoded by the coding sequence ATGATCTTGCTGGTCGGCGCCGTTCTCGCGCGCGGCGGCCTCGACCGGCTGGAAGTGCTGGCCCTCCTCATCGGGCTGCTGGTCGGCCTGGCGCTGGTCGCCGGGGGCGTGTTCTGGTCCCGGCGGGTCACCGCCGGGCTCCGGGAGCTGCACGCGGACGCGGTCCGGCGGCTGCGGGACCCCTCGCTGCGGGTGTCGACGACCGCACCGCAGCTGGTCGGCGCGGCGACCGAGTTCGCCGAGCTGGCCCGGGTGCTGGACGCGCTGCACCTGCGGGCCCGGGTCGCGGACGAGGTCGCCGAGCAGGCCCGGCGGACCGCCGAGCAGACCAGCGCGGGCGTCTTCGAGCTGCTGTCCGGCCTGGTCGCGGCCGAGGAGGCCACCCGGGGCCAGCTGTCCGCGGAGCTGCACGACACGGTCGCCCAGTCGCTCGCGGTGGCCCGGTCGCTGCTGGCCGAGCGGATCGACCCCGACCCGGAGCGGATGGAGAAGGTCCGGGACCTGGTCGAGGACGCCGAGGAGCAGGTCCGCGCGGTGATGGCCCGGGCCCGGCCGGCGGCGCTGAACGACGGTGACCTGGCCTCGGCCGTGGGCGCCCTGCGGCGCGAGTTCGCCACCCGCTACCTGGTGACCGTCCGGCTGAGCTGGCCGGAGCAGGCGTACCCGCTGCCGCTGGTGTCCGCGGTGACGGTCTACCGGTTCTTCCAGGAGGCCCTGCTCAACGTCGTCAAGCACGCCGACGTGGACGAGGCCGACGCCTCGCTGGCGGTGGAACGGGACCATCTGGTGGCCAAGGTCCGCGACGCCGGGCCGGGGTTCGTGCCGAGCCAGGTGCAGTCCGGCGGGGGCCGGCACGTCGGCCTCGGGCTGCTGCGGGAGCGGGCCCGGCTGGCCGGCGGCTCGCTCGACGTCGTGACCGCCCCCGGCGAGGGTACGGAGCTGACGCTGCGGCTGCCGATGGCGCCGCGGGCGGGACTGGTGCTCGGCTCCGGCAGTGGGTCCAGCAGCGTCCCGGGCAGCCCGCTGCGGGTCTGA
- a CDS encoding response regulator transcription factor, with the protein MEGVGPATAQRFTALVVDDHPLLRESIVTKLRSMGAAEVYEAASVAEARARAHASGPCDLCILDLGLPDGNGLDLLGELRSSGWPRLVVLSAADDPYSVRAAFVAGAQGYLLKSASPSVVSDGVRRVLDGGVYADPSVASLLAAGLRGGPSESGVADLSAREIEVLRLVADGKSNKQIGETLSLSALTVKSHLARIARKLGTGDRAEMVALVMRAGIIR; encoded by the coding sequence ATGGAGGGTGTCGGACCCGCGACAGCGCAGCGCTTCACCGCGCTGGTGGTGGACGACCATCCACTGCTGCGTGAATCGATCGTCACCAAGCTGCGCTCGATGGGCGCCGCCGAGGTGTACGAGGCCGCCAGCGTGGCCGAGGCCCGCGCCCGCGCGCACGCCTCCGGCCCCTGTGACCTGTGCATTCTCGACCTGGGACTGCCCGACGGCAACGGTCTGGACCTGCTCGGCGAGCTGCGCAGCTCGGGCTGGCCGCGGCTCGTCGTGCTCTCCGCCGCCGACGACCCCTACTCGGTGCGAGCCGCGTTCGTGGCCGGCGCCCAGGGCTATCTGCTCAAGTCCGCCTCCCCCTCGGTGGTCTCCGACGGCGTCCGCCGGGTCCTCGACGGCGGGGTCTACGCGGACCCCTCGGTCGCCTCGCTGCTGGCCGCCGGCCTGCGCGGTGGCCCGAGCGAGAGCGGCGTCGCCGACCTGTCCGCCCGCGAGATCGAGGTGCTCCGCCTGGTCGCGGACGGCAAGTCCAACAAGCAGATAGGTGAGACGCTGAGCCTCTCGGCGCTCACCGTGAAGAGCCACCTGGCCCGCATCGCCCGCAAGCTCGGCACCGGGGACCGGGCCGAGATGGTCGCGCTGGTCATGCGCGCAGGCATCATCCGCTGA